A window from Armatimonas rosea encodes these proteins:
- a CDS encoding ATP-grasp domain-containing protein — protein sequence MKKIGVLYGRENTFPGALVAKINELGAGAITAESLSLGAITMEQLYDYRVIVDRISQDVPFYRAVLKHAVMQGVTVINNPFWWTADDKFFNYALAHKIGVAIPKTALLPHKQHPPDISSQSLRNLMYPLNWEEIFEYIGFPAFLKPYSGGGWKHVYKVHSPEEFFAAYDQTGDLCMTLQASVEFTDYFRCYVIGKKNVHIMRYDPRQPHERRYVLDGPPIDPAMHDRLVGDCLKICNALGYDMNTVEFAVQDGIPYAIDFLNPAPDADYHSVGPENFAWIVNAMAELAIEEANKKVTKPKDYRWAKFL from the coding sequence ATGAAGAAAATAGGTGTTTTGTACGGACGTGAGAACACGTTTCCGGGTGCGCTGGTCGCCAAGATCAACGAGCTGGGCGCGGGAGCGATCACGGCGGAGAGCCTGTCCCTTGGGGCGATTACCATGGAGCAGCTCTACGACTACCGGGTGATCGTCGACCGCATCTCGCAGGATGTCCCCTTCTACCGTGCCGTTCTCAAGCACGCCGTGATGCAGGGAGTCACCGTGATCAACAACCCGTTCTGGTGGACCGCCGATGATAAGTTCTTCAACTACGCGCTTGCCCACAAGATCGGGGTCGCGATCCCCAAGACGGCGCTCCTTCCCCACAAGCAGCACCCACCGGATATCTCCAGTCAGTCGCTGCGCAACCTGATGTACCCGCTCAACTGGGAGGAAATTTTTGAGTACATTGGCTTCCCCGCGTTTCTGAAGCCCTACTCCGGCGGCGGCTGGAAGCATGTCTACAAGGTGCACTCCCCCGAGGAGTTCTTCGCCGCCTACGACCAGACCGGCGATCTCTGCATGACCCTGCAGGCCAGTGTGGAGTTCACGGACTACTTCCGCTGCTACGTGATCGGCAAGAAGAATGTCCACATCATGCGCTACGATCCCCGCCAGCCCCACGAGCGACGCTATGTCTTGGATGGCCCTCCCATCGACCCCGCCATGCACGACCGCCTTGTCGGCGACTGCCTCAAGATCTGCAACGCGCTAGGCTACGACATGAACACGGTGGAGTTTGCGGTCCAAGACGGCATCCCCTACGCGATCGACTTCCTCAACCCCGCCCCCGACGCCGACTACCACTCGGTGGGGCCGGAGAACTTCGCCTGGATCGTCAATGCCATGGCGGAGCTTGCGATTGAAGAGGCCAACAAGAAAGTCACCAAGCCCAAAGACTACCGCTGGGCGAAGTTTCTGTAG
- a CDS encoding PQQ-binding-like beta-propeller repeat protein, which yields MQKTSSPSLDWPQWRGPRRDAHVSGFKVPAKWPAQLTKKWSITAGEGHSSPIIVGNRAFAIVRQGNDEHVLCLDMASGKTVWQDVVAAPFDSVIFPATRLGKAPRSTPLWHQGKLYTIGVNGLMTCFDAAKGSILWRKDFAKQFPIPMPICGASLSPLIDGKKLYVHAGHEATGAFLALDKDTGKELWAWKGEGPGYTSPQLATIGGVQQLITASHNLWIGLSPEDGSLLWSLANRQNMFNHNSITPVIAGDTVLCGANQRATFALKLAQSGGKWSPTKVWESRDVTMSTSSPVLDGKRVYVVNEKRRGQVAVMDFATGKITWECPGNKGEQVTLFDIGPALLVSAQGGELFVYQKNGDTLKETAKYEVADSAMWASPAISGNRLLVKGAATLALWELPS from the coding sequence ATGCAAAAGACCTCCTCCCCCTCCCTTGACTGGCCTCAGTGGCGCGGTCCGCGGCGTGATGCCCATGTTTCTGGATTTAAGGTGCCGGCAAAGTGGCCCGCACAGCTCACTAAGAAGTGGTCGATCACCGCAGGGGAAGGGCACTCTTCGCCGATTATTGTCGGGAACCGCGCTTTTGCCATTGTCCGACAGGGCAACGACGAGCACGTGCTCTGTCTCGACATGGCGAGCGGCAAGACCGTCTGGCAGGACGTGGTCGCGGCCCCGTTTGATAGCGTTATTTTTCCGGCCACGCGTCTGGGGAAGGCGCCCCGTTCGACGCCGCTGTGGCACCAGGGGAAGCTCTACACCATCGGGGTCAATGGGCTCATGACCTGCTTCGATGCCGCCAAGGGGAGCATTCTCTGGCGCAAGGACTTTGCCAAGCAGTTCCCCATCCCCATGCCCATCTGTGGCGCGTCGCTCTCGCCGCTGATCGACGGCAAGAAGCTCTATGTCCACGCCGGCCATGAGGCCACCGGGGCGTTTCTGGCGCTCGACAAAGATACCGGCAAGGAGCTCTGGGCCTGGAAGGGCGAGGGGCCGGGGTACACATCGCCGCAGCTCGCGACAATCGGCGGTGTGCAGCAGCTCATCACGGCGTCGCACAATCTGTGGATCGGCCTGAGCCCTGAGGACGGTAGCCTGCTCTGGAGCCTCGCCAACCGCCAGAACATGTTCAACCACAACTCCATCACTCCCGTGATCGCGGGCGATACCGTGCTCTGCGGAGCCAACCAGCGCGCCACTTTCGCCCTCAAGCTGGCCCAGAGCGGTGGGAAGTGGAGCCCCACCAAGGTCTGGGAGAGCCGCGATGTCACCATGTCGACATCGTCGCCGGTGCTCGACGGCAAGCGGGTCTATGTGGTCAATGAGAAGCGCCGTGGTCAGGTCGCGGTGATGGACTTCGCCACCGGCAAGATCACGTGGGAGTGTCCCGGCAATAAGGGTGAGCAGGTGACCCTCTTTGATATCGGCCCCGCACTCTTGGTGTCTGCGCAGGGCGGCGAGCTGTTTGTCTACCAGAAAAACGGCGATACACTAAAGGAAACCGCAAAGTACGAAGTCGCCGACTCCGCGATGTGGGCCAGCCCCGCCATCTCGGGGAACCGACTCCTGGTCAAGGGCGCCGCCACCCTGGCGCTCTGGGAACTCCCTTCATGA
- a CDS encoding tetratricopeptide repeat protein: MIDERVPLRQRTEKSRMPNFTDRAIDTFLEWAPLGQRIAEILPDKKKNQGVKDLFQRLDNIRRVHDETQRKIDESPEASPKHLDAMRRQLLPADDYAQSEERLRASRERLERVQAARALLQAHKDDPQEAVRVITEYAAEHPNDAEALSFLAIAHRNTGNLPEAIRLKRQAIVLCGSDDHAGSDRHFLAVLLQENGEHEAALGELQSLIRDTPESTLFGAMLPLHYFLLGKILWALGETANARIAWKEAESWDDSGHVRPQIEAFLRGAAGD, from the coding sequence ATGATCGACGAGCGCGTGCCCCTCCGACAACGCACCGAGAAGTCTCGGATGCCTAACTTCACGGACCGAGCAATCGATACCTTTCTGGAGTGGGCACCGCTCGGGCAGCGCATTGCGGAGATTCTGCCGGATAAGAAGAAGAACCAAGGGGTGAAAGACCTCTTCCAGCGATTGGACAACATCCGCCGCGTCCACGACGAGACACAGCGCAAGATCGACGAGTCGCCCGAGGCAAGTCCCAAGCACCTGGATGCGATGCGACGACAGCTACTCCCTGCCGACGACTACGCGCAATCCGAGGAGCGGCTGCGAGCGTCACGGGAGCGGCTTGAGCGGGTGCAAGCGGCAAGGGCGCTCTTGCAAGCCCACAAAGACGATCCCCAAGAGGCGGTTCGGGTGATAACGGAGTACGCTGCGGAGCACCCCAACGATGCAGAGGCGCTCTCGTTTCTGGCCATTGCGCACCGCAACACGGGCAACCTGCCGGAGGCTATTCGCCTAAAACGTCAGGCAATCGTGCTCTGTGGTTCGGATGATCATGCGGGATCGGATCGTCATTTTCTCGCGGTGCTGCTTCAGGAAAACGGGGAGCACGAAGCGGCCCTCGGCGAGCTTCAGAGCCTCATCCGCGATACTCCGGAGAGCACTCTATTTGGAGCCATGCTTCCGCTGCACTACTTTTTGTTGGGGAAGATCCTCTGGGCGCTCGGGGAGACGGCAAACGCCCGTATCGCCTGGAAAGAGGCCGAGAGCTGGGATGATTCCGGGCACGTTCGGCCCCAGATCGAGGCATTTCTGCGCGGTGCGGCGGGGGATTGA
- a CDS encoding DUF1559 domain-containing protein, with protein sequence MKKRLGFTLIELLVVIAIIAILAAILFPVFAQAREKARQTSCLSNMKQIALGVMMYTQDYDETFPLGSYILGTMTAAVTWQDLVEPYVKSGAGATNVNIVGRVDAPFWICPSIGPSAQNLPMATGDTAPFATSGVSPITNFYSKAFSYMNNSNLMPTSHRAAPTTGVNGWFPLGIQGMAGVEAPAERILACEGMGYVGNTGGDDWTTNCTNGVETGFPNLAGRLLGRADNYCGARYRHSGGANYALADGHAKWFKAPTTSWRAPATRGAAWRKSLAPNASVWFRED encoded by the coding sequence ATGAAAAAACGTCTTGGATTTACCTTAATCGAGCTTCTTGTCGTGATCGCCATTATCGCGATTCTCGCCGCCATTCTTTTCCCCGTCTTCGCACAAGCCCGTGAGAAAGCCCGCCAGACCTCCTGCCTCTCCAACATGAAGCAGATCGCGCTGGGCGTGATGATGTACACGCAGGACTACGACGAGACCTTCCCCTTGGGCTCCTACATCCTGGGGACGATGACCGCCGCCGTGACCTGGCAGGACCTGGTCGAGCCCTATGTCAAGTCCGGGGCGGGGGCGACCAATGTCAATATCGTGGGCCGTGTGGACGCCCCCTTCTGGATCTGCCCCAGTATCGGCCCCAGCGCACAGAACCTGCCGATGGCCACGGGCGACACCGCGCCTTTTGCGACCTCGGGCGTCTCCCCCATCACCAACTTCTACTCCAAAGCCTTCTCGTACATGAACAACAGCAACCTCATGCCCACGAGCCACCGCGCTGCTCCCACGACGGGGGTCAATGGCTGGTTCCCACTGGGCATTCAGGGCATGGCGGGTGTCGAGGCCCCCGCCGAGCGGATCCTGGCGTGCGAAGGCATGGGCTATGTGGGCAATACCGGCGGCGATGACTGGACCACCAACTGCACCAATGGGGTCGAGACCGGCTTCCCTAACCTCGCAGGGCGCCTGCTGGGCCGCGCGGACAACTACTGCGGGGCGCGCTACCGCCACAGCGGTGGTGCCAACTACGCCCTCGCCGATGGACACGCCAAGTGGTTCAAGGCTCCGACCACCTCCTGGCGCGCCCCCGCCACCCGTGGCGCTGCCTGGCGCAAGTCGCTCGCGCCCAATGCCAGTGTCTGGTTCCGCGAGGACTAG